GTCCTTTATGCAGGCTGTATAAGTGGGTGGGCAATGTGTGTTGAATTGGCAGAGGCTTCATCCAAATGGAATGAGGAGTTTGTGCTTGTGCTGCATGGGCCTCGTCATGAAAAGGATTGCCTTGAAAGGTTGATGCCCTATACCGAAGACGGCAGGGTAAGGCTGTCCCTGGATTGGGTTCCTTACGGTGAACTGGACGCACTAATTTCATCAGGGGATGTTGGGATTGCCTTGTATAGAGGTGATGTTCTCAATAATCGGCTCATTGGCGCTGCGTCTTCAAAATTTGCCCAGTATTTAAAGTGCGGAATACCGATAATAACCAATGATTATTCCAGCATTAGGAAAGTTATTAATAAATACAAATGTGGAGAATGCATTGCAGACATATCAGAAAGCGGTATTGCAATTGAGGAGATATTTGGAAACTATCTTACATACAGCAAAGGCGCTTATGAATGTTATGAAAAAAGATATAATTTTTCCAGTAATTTCAAACCTGTCATTGATAAGTTGTCCACCCTTTAAGAGTGAGTATGTTCACAAGACTGGCGCGGATATTTTCGACCGAGAGAATTTTATTGCACAAGGTGTATTGCCATCATCTTAAGAAGAACCCTCGAGTATCTTATATAATGAACTATAATGGGCACGATTATCCTTGTGATACTATATTGACTGACAAGGTACGATCCCTTCCGAGTAATGAAAGGTACGTGAAAACCGGCTGGTATGAACTGATGTTGCTCCGTTATGGACTTGCCATGAGTTACGGCGGAGGCAAGGATATCCTGGATACTTGCAGTGGTCTTGGATGGGGGGCTTTTCTAATGGAAGGGGTTTGCAGAAGCCTGACATGCATAGAACTGGACTGGGAGTCGATTAAGTTCTCCAATGCTGTATGGCCCTGCAAACATGTAAATATAGTCAATGGGTCTGTACTTGAAATGCCCTTTTCGGGAGATTTTTTCCATTTGGTGACGGCAATGGAGAGTATCGAACATTTTTGCGTAGATGACAT
The nucleotide sequence above comes from Deltaproteobacteria bacterium. Encoded proteins:
- a CDS encoding methyltransferase domain-containing protein encodes the protein MNYNGHDYPCDTILTDKVRSLPSNERYVKTGWYELMLLRYGLAMSYGGGKDILDTCSGLGWGAFLMEGVCRSLTCIELDWESIKFSNAVWPCKHVNIVNGSVLEMPFSGDFFHLVTAMESIEHFCVDDIKIYLNELYRVLKPGGMLVGSSYFTDTEDDAEKVCSKNKFHLHICTRAEIERLLTEAGFNNIRIYNNKLFLTARK